Proteins encoded in a region of the Labeo rohita strain BAU-BD-2019 chromosome 22, IGBB_LRoh.1.0, whole genome shotgun sequence genome:
- the lim2.2 gene encoding lens intrinsic membrane protein 2.2, translated as MVLTLVGGASLCGAAALVLLIISTATDYWMQYRYSGNAANQGLWRFCINRKCHAHTLTVAFWDATRAFMLLSVLGCFAGVVLGVTASKRPRSRRVRTGGIALLLSGFLALLALAIYTGMTVNFFGKRYIDWRFSWSYILGWIGIILALAAGILQLCAYQRSASEPAPASVSDS; from the exons ATGGTGCTCACTTTGGTAGGCGGGGCCTCACTGTGTGGAGCGGCGGCCCTCGTGCTCCTCATCATCTCCACGGCAACAGACTATTGGATGCAGTATCGctactcaggaaacgcagccaATCAGGGCCTCTGGAGATTCTGCATCAATCGCAAGTGCCACGCCCACACGCTGACCGTGG CATTCTGGGACGCCACGCGGGCCTTCATGCTGCTGTCGGTTCTGGGCTGTTTTGCTGGAGTTGTTTTGGGCGTCACCGCGTCTAAACGGCCCCGGAGCCGACGGGTGCGGACCGGAGGAATCGCCCTGCTGCTGTCCG GTTTTCTTGCGCTTTTGGCTTTGGCGATCTACACCGGCATGACCGTCAACTTCTTCGGCAAACGCTACATCGACTGGAGATTCTCATGGTCGTACATCTTGGGTTGGATTGGCATCATATTGGCTTTAGCAGCAG GCATCCTGCAGCTCTGTGCGTATCAGAGGAGCGCTTCTGAACCGGCGCCTGCGAGCGTCTCTGACAGCTGA
- the lonp1 gene encoding lon protease homolog, mitochondrial, translated as MAAYMRMWRSYSPSSRSISSSSSTASVMIRAGLNALFPRDPLSASRFIHLRRSYSSISSRKSLCNARITAASMMTDRWTRVTAGSAGSGSLGGACQRRFLFGNKGSGFSGEDGAESSAGSAGDDESGGDEGPYTPPQMTALTPMLVPEVFPNVPLIAVNRNPVFPRFIKIIEVKNKQLMDLLRRKVRLAQPYAGVFLKKDDNNESDVVENLEAVYHTGTFVQIHEMQDLGDKLRMIVMGHRRIRINKQLDLEPEEPVSLEVEGEQPKALRRKQKRSRKDSASLAEAMEEKVRETEFVVEALPLPGVLMVEVDNVVHEEFQVTEEVKALTAEIVKTIRDIIALNPLYRESVLQMMQAGQRVVDNPIYLSDMGAALTGAESHELQDVLEETNIPKRLYKALSLLKKEYELSKLQQRLGREVEEKIKQTHRKYLLQEQLKIIKKELGLEKEDKDAIEEKFRERLKDRTVPQHIMDVINEELNKLGLLDNHSSEFNVTRNYLDWLTSMPWGTNSEENLELTRAREVLEEDHYGMEDVKKRILEFIAVSQLRGSTQGKILCFYGPPGVGKTSIARSIARALNREYFRFSVGGMTDVAEIKGHRRTYVGAMPGKIIQCLKKTKTENPLVLIDEVDKIGRGYQGDPSSALLELLDPEQNANFLDHYLDVPVDLSKVLFICTANVLDTIPEPLRDRMEMINVSGYVAQEKLAIAERYLVPQLRTLCGLDEQKAKITPEALNVLIRQYCRESGVRNLQKQVEKVFRKVAFRIVNGEETEVNVTQENLQDYVGKPIFTVDRMYDVTPPGVVMGLAWTAMGGSTLFIETSLRRPRELQGKDGPKEGSLEVTGQLGDVMKESAKIAYTFARSFLMKEQPDNDFLVGSHLHLHVPEGATPKDGPSAGCTIVTALLSLATNTPARQNVAMTGEVSLTGKILPVGGIKEKTIAAKRAGVTCIILPAENRKDFSDLAEYITEGLEVHFVEHYSEIYKIVFSGQ; from the exons ATGGCGGCGTACATGCGAATGTGGAGATCATACAGTCCATCTTCCAGAAGCATCAGCAGCTCCTCATCAACCGCTTCAGTCATGATCAGAGCCGGACTAAACGCGCTCTTCCCGCGGGACCCGCTCAGCGCCAGCCGCTTTATCCACCTCCGGCGCTCCTACTCCAGTATTTCCAGCAGAAAGTCTTTATGCAACGCCAGGATCACAGCAGCATCTATGATGACTGACAGGTGGACTCGGGTCACAGCGGGTTCCGCGGGCTCCGGGAGCCTCGGCGGCGCTTGTCAGAGGCGCTTTCTGTTCGGAAACAAGGGCAGCGGGTTTTCTGGAGAGGACGGAGCCGAGAGCAGCGCTGGATCTGCTGGAGATGATGAGTCTGGAGGTGATGAAGGTCCTTACACTCCTCCTCAGATGACAGCTCTCACCCCGATGCTCGTGCCCGAGGTCTTCCCGAACGTCCCGCTCATCGCCGTTAACAGGAATCCTGTTTTTCCAAGATTCATCAAAATCATCGAG GTCAAAAACAAGCAGCTCATGGACCTGTTAAGACGTAAAGTGCGTCTCGCTCAGCCGTATGCTGGGGTTTTCTTGAAGAAAGATGACAA tAACGAGTCTGATGTGGTGGAGAATCTGGAAGCAGTTTATCACACCGGGACATTTGTGCAGATCCACGAGATGCAGGACCTCGGAGACAAACTTCGGATGATTGTGATGGGACACAGAAG AATCCGTATTAATAAGCAGCTGGACCTGGAGCCGGAGGAGCCAGTGTCGCTCGAGGTGGAAGGCGAGCAGCCGAAAGCTCTACGGCGGAAGCAGAAACGATCGCGCAAGGATTCGGCGTCGCTGGCAGAGGCGATGGAGGAAAAGGTGCGGGAGACGGAGTTTGTGGTAGAGGCGCTTCCTCTGCCCGGTGTCCTCATGGTGGAGGTGGACAACGTGGTCCATGAGGAGTTCCAGGTCACAGAAGAGGTCAAG GCCCTGACTGCTGAGATCGTCAAGACTATCCGTGACATAATCGCTCTGAATCCACTCTACAG AGAGTCTGTGCTACAGATGATGCAGGCCGGTCAGAGAGTGGTGGATAATCCCATTTACCTGAGCGACATGGGGGCAGCACTGACCGGGGCCGAATCGCACGAGCTACAGGACGTCCTGGAAGAAACAAAC ATTCCCAAACGACTATACAAAGCGCTTTCCCTGCTGAAGAAAGAATACGAGCTGAGTAAACTACAACAGCGTCTTGGCAGGGAG GTTGAAGAGAAGATCAAGCAGACACACAGGAAGTACCTCCTCCAGGAGCAGCTGAAGATCATTAAGAAGGAGCTCGGCCTGGAGAAAGAGGACAAAGACGCCATTGAGGAGAAGTTCAGGGAGAGGTTGAAGGATCGGACCGTGCCTCAACACATCATGGATGTTATTAACGAGGAGCTGAACAAACTGGGGCTGTTAGATAACCACTCCTCAGAGTTTAA CGTTACTCGTAACTACTTAGACTGGCTGACGTCCATGCCATGGGGCACCAACAGCGAGGAAAACTTAGAGTTGACCCGAGCCAGAGAGGTGTTGGAAGAGGACCATTATGGAATGGAGGATGTCAAGAAACGCATTCTG GAGTTCATAGCTGTAAGCCAGCTAAGAGGCAGCACACAGGGAAAGATTTTGTGTTTCTATGGACCTCCTGGAGTGGGGAAGACCAGTATCGCACGTTCAATCGCCAGAGCACTTAATCGTGAATACTTCCGCTTTAGCGTGGGAGGCATGACGGATGTGGCGGAAATTAAAGGCCACAG GAGAACATATGTTGGTGCAATGCCAGGAAAAATTATTCAATGTCTaaagaaaactaaaactgaaaaccCACTGGTTCTTATTGACGAG GTTGACAAAATAGGTCGAGGTTACCAGGGTGACCCATCTTCTGCATTACTTGAGCTTTTAGACCCAGAACAGAACGCTAACTTTCTTGACCATTACCTGGATGTACCCGTTGACCTGTCTAAG gTGCTTTTCATTTGTACGGCCAATGTTCTCGACACCATTCCCGAACCCTTAAGAGACAGAATGGAAATGATCAACGTATCAGGTTACGTTGCTCAGGAGAAACTGGCCATTGCGGAG AGATACTTGGTACCCCAGTTGCGAACGCTATGTGGTTTGGATGAGCAGAAGGCGAAAATCACCCCTGAGGCTCTGAATGTGCTCATCAGGCAGTACTGCCGGGAGAGCGGCGTCAGGAACCTTCAGAAGCAAGTTGAGAAG gtgtttcgGAAAGTAGCGTTCCGGATTGTCAATGGCGAGGAAACAGAGGTCAACGTCACCCAGGAGAACCTTCAGGATTATGTCGGGAAGCCCATCTTCACAGTGGACCGAATGTATGACGTCACACCGCCGGGAGTTGTCATGGGCCTGGCATGGACGGCAATGG GTGGTTCGACGCTCTTCATTGAGACATCTCTGAGGCGACCGAGAGAACTGCAAGGGAAAGATGGTCCCAAAGAAGGATCATTGGAGGTCACGGGCCAGCTGGGAGATGTGATGAAAGAAAGCGCCAAGATTGCGTACACATTTGCCCGCTCGTTCCTCATGAAAGAACAACCTGACAACGATTTCCTCGTGGGCTCCCATTTACACCTCCATGTGCCTGAG GGTGCAACTCCCAAAGACGGGCCGAGTGCTGGATGCACTATTGTGACTGCTTTGCTGTCCTTGGCCACCAACACACCAGCACGTCAAAATGTGGCCATGACGGGAGAAGTGTCCCTGACCGGGAAGATCCTGCCTGTTGGAGGAATCAAGGAAAAGACCATTGCT GCGAAGAGAGCTGGTGTAACTTGCATCATCCTGCCCgcagaaaacagaaaagacTTTTCAGACCTGGCCGAGTACATCACTGAAGGGCTGGAAGTGCATTTTGTGGAACACTACAGCGAGATCTACAAAATTGTGTTCTCTGGACAGTAA
- the ftsj3 gene encoding pre-rRNA 2'-O-ribose RNA methyltransferase FTSJ3, with translation MGKKLKVGKTRKDKFYHLAKETGYRSRSSFKLIQLNRKFQFLQKARALLDLCAAPGGWLQVASKFMPVSSLIIGVDLVPIKPIPNVVTLQEDITTEKCRQALRKELQMWKVDVVLNDGAPNVGANWQHDAFSQANLTLMALKLACEFLNKGGTFITKVFRSKDYQPLMWIFQQFFKKVQATKPQASRNESAEIFVVCQGFLAPDKIDNKFFDPKHAFKEVDVQVKTVKELVSKKKPKAEGYSDGDLTLYHTFSVTEFIKAENPVDFLSKANQITFDNPELESHPVTSPEIKECCADIKVLGRKELRLLLSWRSKLRKFLAKKLKQEAKELDQEMSSSDDDSDVDEKESKKKGAGKKDEENAADDEEEEMEQKLAEMKAEEFAELKRKKKKLLKERRKQRERVELKMDLPGVSIADSSDSSMFSLSAIKKAQGLSEITQGDMKGADALVEEEEEDDVHVSDEDQDDRVSLASDLDSDDLEEIEKKEKELEEKMPKKKKVSFANEPQDEEEANGNELLVELEGKDEKSERETNMWFSKDIFAELDLGDNTDALNELRQTQLLQSGRGIKRKAEEGAEPATQKQEVATPTKEVNANDDDSDSDDDSTDDESEIAQMKQAVGASGATDDDDFQVVPIEKINKRARVLNAEGLALGAQIATSKKRERDLIDGSFHRFANSEDMTEIPAWFVDDEKKHRKRPVPVTREMVEEYKQKWREINARPIKRVAEAKARKKRQMLKKMEQAKKKAEAVVNTVDISEREKMAQLKSIYKKAGVGKEKRDLTYVVAKKGVGRRVRRPAGVKGTFRVVDGRMKKDTRATQRKEQRGRGKGGRGHKGGRGMKAGKGHPKKK, from the exons ATGGGTAAAAAGTTGAAAGTCGGGAAAACCAGAAAGGACAAGTTCTACCATCTTGCTAAAGAAACCG GTTATCGCTCCAGATCGTCGTTTAAACTCATTCAGCTCAATCGGAAGTTCCAGTTTCTGCAGAAAGCTCGAGCTCTGCTGGATCTGTGTGCGGCTCCGGGAGGATG GTTGCAGGTGGCGTCGAAATTCATGCCGGTGTCCAGCTTGATCATCG GTGTGGATCTGGTGCCGATCAAACCCATCCCGAACGTGGTCACGCTGCAGGAGGACATCACCACAGAGAAATGCAGAcag GCTCTCAGGAAGGAGCTGCAGATGTGGAAGGTGGACGTGGTTCTGAACGACGGCGCTCCGAACGTGGGAGCGAACTGGCAGCACGACGCCTTCTCTCAGGCAAACCTGACACTGATGGCGCTCAAACTGGCCTGCGAGTTCCTGAACAAAGGCGGCACCTTCATCACCAAAGTCTTCCGGTCCAAAGATTACCAGCCGCTCATGTGGATCTTCCAGCAGTTCTTCAAGAAGGTTCAGGCCACCAAACCGCAGGCCTCCAGAAACGAGTCCGCCGAGATCTTCGTCGTCTGCCAGG GGTTTTTGGCTCCAGATAAAATTGACAACAAGTTCTTCGACCCAAAACATGCTTTCAAAGAGGTCGACGTACAAGTGAAAACTGTCAAAGAGCTGGTTAGCAAGAAAAAACCCAAA GCTGAAGGCTACAGCGATGGAGATCTCACTCTATATCACACCTTCTCAGTGACCGAATTTATAAAAGCTGAAAACCCTGTTGACTTCTTGAGCAAAGCCAATCAA ATAACCTTCGATAACCCCGAGCTGGAATCTCATCCCGTCACGTCACCAGAAATCAAAGAGTGCTGCGCCGATATTAAAGTCCTGGGCCGAAAGGAACTGCG TCTGCTGTTGTCATGGAGATCCAAGCTGAGGAAGTTCCTGGCTAAAAAACTGAAGCAGGAAGCCAAGGAGCTGGACCAGGAAATGAG CTCAAGTGACGACGATAGCGATGTTGACGAGAAGGAAAGCAAGAAAAAGGGAGCCGGAAAGAAGGATGAGGAAAACGCGGCGGACGATGAGGAAGAGGAGATGGAGCAGAAACTGGCGGAGATGAAAGCCGAAGAGTTTGCAGAACTGAAACG gaagaagaagaagctgcTGAAGGAGCGGCGTAAGCAGAGGGAGCGCGTGGAGCTGAAGATGGATCTTCCCGGCGTTTCGATCGCCGACTCCAGCGACTCCTCCATGTTTTCTCTCAGCGCCATCAAAAAGGCCCAG gGTCTCAGTGAGATCACACAGGGAGACATGAAGGGAGCCGACGCTTTagtggaggaggaggaagaggacgACGTACACGTCTCTGATGAAGACCAGGACGATCGCGTGTCTCTGGCCTCCGACCTCGACTCGGACGACCTCGAGGAGATCGAGAAGAAAGAGAAGGAACTCGAGGAAAAGATGCCCAAGAAGAAAAA AGTTTCGTTCGCCAACGAGCCGCAGGACGAAGAGGAAGCGAATGGAAACGAGTTACTCGTCGAACTGGAAGGAAAAGACGAGAAGAGCGAGCGCGAGACCAACATGTGGTTCAGCAAG GACATCTTCGCCGAACTGGATTTGGGCGACAACACCGACGCCTTGAACGAACTCAGACAAACCCAGCTGCTGCAGTCCGGGAGAGGCATAAAGAGGAAAGCGGAAGAGGGGGCGGAGCCTGCCACACAGAAACAGGAAGTGGCCACGCCCACAAAGGAAGTGAACGCGAATGACGACGACAGCGACTCTGATGACGACAGCACTGACGATGAGAG TGAAATTGCGCAAATGAAGCAAGCCGTCGGCGCAAGTGGAGCGACGGACGACGATGACTTTCAAGTCGTTCCTATTGAAAAAATAA ACAAACGTGCGCGAGTCCTTAACGCGGAGGGTTTGGCGCTCGGCGCTCAGATCGCTACGTCCAAAAAGCGAGAGCGAGATCTGATCGACGGCTCCTTCCACAG GTTTGCGAACTCTGAGGATATGACCGAAATTCCCGCCTGGTTTGTTGACGATGAAAAGAAGCACCGGAAGAGGCCTGTTCCTGTTACCAGGGAGATGGTGGAGGAATACAAGCAGAAATGGCGGGAAATCAATGCCCGGCCAATCAAACGCGTCGCGGAGGCCAAAGCGCGCAAGAAGAGacag ATGCTGAAGAAGATGGAGCAGGCCAAGAAGAAGGCAGAAGCTGTGGTGAACACAGTGGATATTTCAGAGCGAGAGAAGATGGCTCAGCTCAAGAG CATCTACAAAAAGGCCGGCGTGGGGAAGGAGAAGCGTGACCTCACGTACGTCGTGGCCAAGAAGGGCGTGGGACGCCGGGTACGCCGACCCGCCGGAGTCAAGGGAACGTTCCGCGTGGTGGACGGACGGATGAAGAAAGACACGAGAGCCACACAGAGAAAGGAGCAGAGGGGGCGGGGCAAAGGAGGGCGGGGCCATAAAGGAGGGCGGGGCATGAAGGCAGGAAAAGGACATCCGAAAAAGAAGTGA
- the gpr35.2 gene encoding G-protein coupled receptor 55 has product MPNCTLNITTGIQTFQLATMIPTFILGVLVNIYVLVTFCRLPRSAWTNMNIYISNMAIADCVVLVLLPVRFASHIWESSEIWDQTNRELCFVLVSVYYVNMYVSIFTVTAISVVRYVAIKYPLKAREILSRGKALVVCALIWLVTCSFSAMFHYVDKPEHNSTIKCFQKNKEGGFPLSFILVLNIVGFLVPFLIMLFCSVNVIFKLRKQLKIGSRTEKLQCMFIISANLIVFVVCFFPVHFGFFFKYITQAYNHSCEAQYFAHNFVHGAMCVSNMNCALDSFSYYFATRTSWKLCTPKQTAREEYKCNYKSVAR; this is encoded by the coding sequence ATGCCGAACTGCACACTGAACATCACCACGGGCATCCAGACCTTCCAGCTAGCCACAATGATACCCACCTTCATCCTCGGTGTCCTGGTAAACATTTACGTTCTAGTGACGTTCTGCCGGCTTCCCAGAAGTGCCTGGACTAACATGAACATCTACATCAGCAACATGGCGATCGCCGACTGCGTCGTGTTGGTGCTTCTACCCGTCCGCTTCGCGTCCCACATCTGGGAAAGTTCGGAAATCTGGGACCAAACCAACAGAGAGCTGTGTTTCGTTCTCGTGTCGGTTTATTACGTCAACATGTACGTGAGCATCTTCACGGTAACCGCTATAAGCGTTGTGCGTTACGTGGCCATCAAGTATCCGTTAAAAGCCCGGGAAATTTTAAGCCGCGGAAAAGCGCTGGTGGTTTGCGCGCTCATCTGGCTGGTCACGTGCTCCTTCAGCGCCATGTTCCACTACGTGGATAAACCGGAGCATAATAGCACGATCAAGTGCtttcagaaaaacaaagaagGGGGATTTCCGTTGTCCTTCATTTTGGTTTTAAACATCGTCGGGTTTCTCGTGCCGTTCCTTATCATGCTGTTCTGCTCCGTTAACGTCATTTTCAAACTGAGGAAGCAGTTGAAAATCGGATCCCGCACTGAGAAGTTACAGTGCATGTTCATCATCTCGGCCAATCTGATTGTTTTCGTCGTATGTTTTTTCCCAGTCCACTTCGGATTTTTCTTCAAGTACATCACGCAGGCTTATAATCACTCGTGTGAAGCGCAATATTTCGCGCACAATTTCGTTCATGGCGCGATGTGCGTGTCCAACATGAACTGCGCTCTTGACAgcttcagttattattttgccACCAGAACATCGTGGAAACTGTGCACCCCCAAACAAACGGCACGTGAGGAATATAAGTGTAATTATAAGAGTGTCGCGCGATGA